One segment of Hippopotamus amphibius kiboko isolate mHipAmp2 chromosome 4, mHipAmp2.hap2, whole genome shotgun sequence DNA contains the following:
- the KCNH2 gene encoding potassium voltage-gated channel subfamily H member 2 — translation MPVRRGHVAPQNTFLDTIIRKFEGQSRKFIIANARVENCAVIYCNDGFCELCGYSRAEVMQRPCTCDFLHGPRTQRRAAAQIAQALLGAEERKVEIAFYRKDGSCFLCLVDVVPVKNEDGAVIMFILNFEAVMEKGMGGSPARDTNHRAPPTSWLAPGRAKTFRLKLPALLALTARDSSVRPGSVGGAGAPGAVVVDVDLTPAAPSSESLALDEVTAMDNHVAGLGPAEERRALVGPGSPPACAPGPHPSPRAHSLNPDASGSSCSLARTRSRESCASVRRASSADDIEAMRAGALPPPPRHASTGAMHPLRGGLLNSTSDSDLVRYRTISKIPQITLNFVDLKGDPFLASPTSDREIIAPKIKERTHNVTEKVTQVLSLGADVLPEYKLQAPRIHRWTILHYSPFKAVWDWLILLLVIYTAVFTPYSAAFLLKETEEAPPGPDCGYACQPLAVVDLIVDIMFIVDILINFRTTYVNANEEVVSHPGRIAVHYFKGWFLIDMVAAIPFDLLIFGSGSEELIGLLKTARLLRLVRVARKLDRYSEYGAAVLFLLMCTFALIAHWLACIWYAIGNMEQPHMDSRIGWLHNLGDQIGKPYNSSGLGGPSIKDKYVTALYFTFSSLTSVGFGNVSPNTNSEKIFSICVMLIGSLMYASIFGNVSAIIQRLYSGTARYHTQMLRVREFIRFHQIPNPLRQRLEEYFQHAWSYTNGIDMNAVLKGFPECLQADICLHLNRSLLQHCKPFRGATKGCLRALAMKFKTTHAPPGDTLVHAGDLLTALYFISRGSIEILRGDVVVAILGKNDIFGEPLNLYARPGKSNGDVRALTYCDLHKIHRDDLLEVLDMYPEFSDHFWSSLEITFNLRDTNMIPGSPGSAELEGGFNRQRKRKLSFRRRTDKDPEQPGEVSALGPSRAGAGPSGRGRQGGPWGESLSSGPSSPESSEDEGPGRSSSPLRLVPFSSPRPPGELPGGDPLTEDLEKSSDTCNPLSGAFSGVSNIFSFWGDSRGRQYQELPRCPAPAPSLLNIPLSSPGRRPRGDVESRLDALQRQLNRLETRLSADMATVLQLLQRQMTLVPPAYSAVTTPGPGPTSTSPLLPVSPIPTLTLDSLSQVSQFMACEELPQDGPARRLSLPGQLGALTSQPLHRHGSDPGS, via the exons ATGCCGGTGCGGAGGGGCCACGTCGCGCCGCAGAACACCTTCCTGGACACCATCATCCGCAAGTTTGAGGGCCAga gccGCAAGTTCATCATCGCCAACGCTCGGGTGGAGAACTGCGCTGTCATCTACTGCAACGACGGATTCTGCGAGCTGTGCGGCTACTCGCGGGCCGAGGTGATGCAGCGACCGTGCACCTGCGACTTCCTGCACGGGCCGCGCACGCAGCGCCGTGCCGCCGCGCAGATCGCGCAGGCCCTGCTGGGCGCGGAGGAGCGCAAAGTGGAGATCGCCTTCTACCGGAAAGATG GGAGCTGCTTCCTGTGCCTGGTGGACGTGGTGCCCGTGAAGAATGAAGATGGAGCGGTCATCATGTTCATCCTCAACTTTGAGGCGGTGATGGAGAAAGGCATGGGGGGGTCCCCAGCCCGTGACACCAATCACCGCGCTCCTCCCACCAGCTGGCTGGCCCCCG GCCGTGCCAAAACCTTCCGCTTGAAGCTGCCCGCGCTGCTGGCCTTGACCGCCCGGGATTCGTCCGTGCGGCCGGGTAGCGTGGGCGGCGCGGGTGCCCCGGGGGCCGTGGTGGTGGACGTGGACCTGACGCCCGCGGCGCCCAGCAGCGAGTCGCTGGCCCTGGACGAGGTGACGGCCATGGACAACCACgtggcggggctggggccggcgGAGGAGCGGCGCGCGCTGGTGGGCCCCGGCTCGCCGCCCGCCTGCGCACCTGGCCCGCACCCATCGCCGCGGGCTCACAGCCTCAACCCCGATGCCTCGGGCTCCAGCTGCAGCCTGGCCCGGACGCGCTCCCGAGAGAGCTGCGCCAGCGTGCGCCGCGCCTCGTCGGCCGACGACATCGAGGCCATGCGCGCCGGGGCGCTGCCCCCGCCGCCGCGCCACGCCAGCACCG GGGCCATGCACCCCCTGCGCGGCGGCCTGCTTAATTCCACATCAGATTCGGACCTCGTGCGCTACCGCACCATTAGCAAGATTCCCCAAATCACCCTCAACTTTGTGGACCTCAAGGGTGACCCCTTCCTGGCTTCGCCCACCAGTGACCGGGAGATCATAGCCCCCAAGATAAAGGAACGGACCCACAATGTCACCGAGAAGGTCACCCAG gtCCTGTCTCTGGGGGCCGATGTGCTGCCAGAGTACAAGCTGCAGGCGCCACGCATTCACCGCTGGACCATCCTGCACTACAGCCCCTTCAAGGCTGTGTGGGACTGGCTTATCCTGCTGCTGGTCATCTACACAGCGGTCTTCACGCCCTACTCGGCCGCCTTCCTGCTGAAGGAGACGGAAGAGGCCCCCCCGGGCCCTGACTGTGGCTACGCCTGCCAGCCGCTGGCTGTGGTGGACCTCATCGTGGACATCATGTTCATCGTGGATATCCTCATCAACTTCCGCACCACCTACGTCAACGCCAACGAGGAGGTGGTCAGCCATCCCGGCCGCATCGCTGTCCACTACTTCAAGGGCTGGTTCCTCATCGACATGGTGGCCGCCATCCCCTTCGACTTGCTCATCTTCGGCTCCGGCTCGGAGGAG CTGATCGGGCTGCTGAAGACGGCGCGGCTGCTGCGGCTGGTGCGCGTGGCACGGAAGCTGGACCGCTACTCGGAGTACGGGGCAGCCGTGCTCTTCCTGCTCATGTGCACGTTTGCGCTCATCGCGCACTGGCTGGCCTGCATCTGGTACGCCATCGGCAACATGGAGCAGCCGCACATGGACTCCCGCATCGGCTGGCTGCACAACCTGGGTGACCAGATCGGCAAGCCCTACAACAGCAGCGGCCTGGGCGGCCCCTCTATCAAGGACAAGTACGTCACCGCCCTCTACTTCACCTTCAGCAGCCTCACCAGCGTGGGCTTTGGCAACGTCTCCCCCAACACCAACTCGGAGAAGATCTTCTCCATCTGTGTCATGCTCATCGGCT ccctcatGTACGCCAGCATCTTCGGCAACGTGTCAGCTATCATCCAGCGGCTGTACTCGGGCACGGCCCGCTACCACACGCAGATGCTCCGGGTACGAGAGTTCATCCGCTTCCACCAGATCCCCAACCCTCTGCGCCAGCGCCTCGAGGAGTACTTCCAGCACGCCTGGTCCTACACCAATGGCATCGACATGAATGCG gTGCTGAAGGGCTTCCCCGAGTGCCTGCAGGCTGACATCTGCCTGCACCTCAACCGCTCGCTGCTGCAGCACTGCAAGCCCTTCCGAGGGGCCACCAAGGGCTGCCTGCGGGCCCTGGCCATGAAGTTCAAGACAACACATGCGCCGCCGGGGGACACGCTGGTGCACGCTGGGGACCTACTCACCGCCCTCTACTTCATCTCCCGGGGCTCCATAGAGATCCTGCGCGGCGATGTCGTCGTGGCCATCCTGG GGAAGAATGACATCTTTGGAGAGCCTCTGAACCTGTACGCTCGCCCTGGGAAGTCCAACGGGGACGTGCGGGCCCTCACCTACTGCGACCTGCACAAGATCCACCGGGACGACCTGCTGGAGGTGCTGGACATGTACCCCGAGTTCTCTGACCACTTCTGGTCCAGCTTGGAGATCACTTTCAACCTGCGTGAT ACCAACATGATCCCCGGCTCTCCCGGCAGCGCGGAGCTGGAGGGCGGCTTCAACCGGCAACGCAAACGCAAGCTGTCCTTCCGCAGGCGCACGGACAAGG ACCCGGAACAGCCAGGGGAGGTGTCGGCCTTGGGGCCGAgccgggcgggggcagggccgAGTGGCCGGGGCCGGCAGGGGGGGCCGTGGGGGGAGAGCCTGTCCAGCGGCCCCTCCAGCCCCGAGAGCAGTGAGGATGAGGGCCCAGGCCGCAGCTCCAGCCCCCTTCGCCTGGTGCCCTtctccagccccaggcccccCGGAGAGCTGCCGGGTGGGGACCCCCTGACTGAGGACCTCGAGAAGAGCAGCGACACTTGTAACCCACTGTCAG GCGCCTTCTCAGGAGTGTCCAACATCTTCAGCTTCTGGGGGGACAGCCGGGGTCGCCAGTACCAGGAGCTGCCTCgatgccctgcccctgcccccagcctcctcaACATCCCTCTTTCCAGCCCTGGCCGGCGGCCCCGGGGCGACGTGGAGAGCAGGCTGGATGCCCTCCAGAGGCAGCTCAACAG GCTGGAGACCCGGCTGAGTGCAgacatggccaccgtcctgcagCTGCTCCAGAGGCAGATGACTCTGGTCCCGCCTGCCTACAGTGCTGTGACCACCCCGGGGCCtggccccacctccacctcccctctGCTACCCGtcagccccatccccaccctcaccctggaCTCGCTTTCTCAG GTTTCCCAGTTCATGGCGTGCGAGGAGCTACCCCAAGACGGCCCCGCTCGACGCCTCTCCCTGCCGGGCCAGCTGGGGGCcctcacctcccagcccctgcacAGACATGGCTCAGACCCGGGAAGTTAG